The Neobacillus sp. OS1-2 genome includes a window with the following:
- a CDS encoding CoA-acylating methylmalonate-semialdehyde dehydrogenase: MSVTKKETAVLKNFINGEWVNSGSGQTLDVPNPATNEVITKVPVSSKEDVDLAVSAAKEAFKKWKNVPVPKRARILFKYHYLLTENHEELAKLIVQENGKAYKEAYGEVQRGIECVEFASGAPTLMMGETLSGIAENIDSEMFRYPLGVVGGITPFNFPMMVPLWMFPLAVACGNTFVLKPSERTPILANRLAELFLEAGAPKGVLNVVHGAHDVVNGLLEHNDIAAISFVGSQPVAKYVYERAAAGGKRVQALSGAKNHHIVMPDADLDKAVQHVLSSTFGSAGQRCMACSAVVVVGDNEPFVAALKKASDNLIVGNGMDDEVLLTPVIRKEHRDRALGYIEKGIAEGADLIRDGRREMAELTEGNFLGPTIFDHVTADMTIAKEEIFAPVLSLLRAKDLDEGLDYIRKSRFGNGATIYTNDAKAARQFREEADAGMLGINVGVPATMAFFPFSGWKDSFYGDLHVNGKDGLNFYTRKKMITSRFDA; the protein is encoded by the coding sequence ATGAGTGTGACCAAAAAGGAAACGGCCGTGTTGAAAAATTTTATTAATGGGGAATGGGTGAATTCGGGTAGTGGGCAAACACTGGACGTCCCCAATCCGGCCACTAATGAAGTGATTACAAAGGTTCCAGTTTCATCCAAAGAAGATGTCGATCTAGCTGTATCAGCGGCAAAGGAAGCATTTAAAAAGTGGAAAAACGTCCCGGTTCCCAAACGTGCAAGGATTCTCTTTAAATATCATTACCTGTTAACCGAAAACCATGAAGAATTGGCCAAGCTCATTGTTCAGGAAAATGGCAAAGCCTACAAGGAAGCATATGGGGAAGTGCAGCGTGGAATTGAGTGTGTCGAATTTGCCTCCGGTGCACCAACCTTAATGATGGGTGAAACGTTATCGGGAATTGCCGAAAATATCGACTCTGAAATGTTTCGATATCCATTGGGCGTTGTCGGTGGGATTACTCCATTCAATTTTCCGATGATGGTGCCGTTATGGATGTTCCCGCTCGCTGTTGCCTGTGGAAACACGTTTGTATTAAAGCCTTCTGAACGGACGCCAATATTGGCTAACAGATTAGCTGAATTATTCTTAGAAGCAGGTGCACCAAAAGGGGTATTAAATGTCGTCCACGGTGCCCACGATGTCGTAAATGGATTATTGGAGCACAATGACATCGCGGCAATTTCGTTTGTAGGTTCTCAGCCAGTTGCTAAATATGTTTATGAGCGGGCTGCAGCGGGAGGAAAACGGGTTCAAGCCCTTTCAGGTGCAAAAAACCATCATATTGTCATGCCTGACGCCGATTTGGATAAAGCGGTTCAGCATGTTCTTAGTTCCACGTTTGGAAGCGCGGGGCAGCGCTGTATGGCTTGCAGTGCCGTAGTAGTTGTCGGTGATAATGAACCATTTGTTGCAGCGCTTAAGAAAGCATCCGATAACCTTATTGTCGGGAATGGAATGGATGATGAGGTGTTATTGACACCCGTTATTCGCAAAGAACACCGTGATAGAGCACTTGGCTACATTGAAAAGGGGATTGCAGAAGGGGCTGATTTAATTCGGGATGGACGCCGGGAGATGGCTGAACTTACAGAAGGGAATTTCTTAGGCCCAACGATTTTTGATCATGTGACTGCTGATATGACCATTGCCAAGGAGGAGATCTTTGCTCCGGTATTAAGTCTGCTTCGTGCCAAGGACTTAGATGAAGGGTTGGACTATATCCGTAAATCAAGGTTTGGCAACGGAGCAACCATTTATACGAACGATGCGAAAGCCGCCCGCCAATTCCGTGAAGAAGCAGATGCAGGCATGCTTGGGATTAACGTCGGCGTACCGGCAACCATGGCCTTCTTCCCGTTCTCAGGCTGGAAAGACTCCTTCTACGGAGACCTCCACGTCAACGGCAAAGACGGACTAAACTTCTACACCAGAAAGAAAATGATCACCTCCCGTTTTGACGCATAA
- a CDS encoding PucR family transcriptional regulator ligand-binding domain-containing protein, translated as MKEHFQLTVADIIKRKHFEQAMVIAGNGGIQRNVKWVHVVEVTSIRNLLNGNELILSTGVAWKDNMKLFVSMVKEFIENNAAGLCLELGTYLADVPDEVIEIANAHQFPIIIFQNEVPFVEITQDIHSVIINQQYQKISDLENYSQSLNKRLLTIETYEDILQFIFSALDVQIIFRQKNQEYEFVPEISFPEQDSIIHQLEEAKTQAYDHIASTPIFLFGQEYAELFIYSKEIPISEFELLILDRTATALAQHLLRDLYVEEKKRVEEFEWLHGWLDGEHSVENIHEYLTENGLKAKTNEAVVLITKQIPMSDKGSQDGTYMKLLFRSVFEQNGFAVFFVEKSREMIFILLNNRAKKNVKERIKKAIESIQDSEFIRKQTAGKFMIAAGKLIPSISDVHKSYQTAKETLRIQQKMTNKQIYYFYEDLHLYRLISQMSKHTDLQELASEYLHPVIQYDKKYNGKLLETLKAYLECNGSKQETSNKLFIVRQTLYHRLQKLENLLGEDFMGHEKRVAIEFMLLVHDYLATAKPNNVFEAK; from the coding sequence ATGAAGGAACATTTTCAATTAACGGTGGCAGATATTATTAAACGGAAACACTTTGAACAAGCAATGGTAATTGCGGGAAATGGAGGCATTCAGCGTAACGTCAAATGGGTTCATGTGGTCGAGGTTACGAGTATACGAAATCTATTAAATGGAAATGAGCTCATATTATCAACCGGAGTTGCCTGGAAGGATAATATGAAGTTATTTGTTTCTATGGTAAAGGAATTTATCGAAAACAACGCAGCTGGATTATGTCTTGAATTGGGAACATACCTAGCTGATGTTCCCGATGAGGTAATTGAAATCGCCAACGCGCATCAATTCCCGATCATTATTTTTCAAAATGAAGTGCCGTTTGTTGAAATCACACAAGATATCCATTCGGTCATCATTAATCAGCAATATCAGAAAATTTCTGATTTGGAAAATTATTCACAGAGCTTAAATAAACGGCTGTTAACGATTGAAACGTATGAAGATATCCTCCAGTTTATCTTTTCTGCATTGGACGTCCAAATCATTTTTCGACAGAAAAACCAGGAGTATGAATTTGTCCCGGAAATTAGCTTTCCTGAACAAGACTCTATTATCCACCAACTTGAGGAGGCAAAGACCCAGGCCTATGATCATATTGCTTCAACTCCCATCTTTTTGTTCGGACAGGAGTATGCCGAATTGTTCATCTATTCAAAGGAAATTCCAATAAGTGAATTTGAATTATTGATTTTAGACCGGACAGCGACCGCCCTAGCTCAGCATTTATTACGAGATTTGTATGTCGAGGAAAAAAAGCGTGTGGAAGAATTTGAATGGCTTCATGGCTGGCTGGACGGTGAACATTCCGTTGAGAACATTCATGAATACTTGACAGAGAATGGATTGAAGGCAAAAACGAATGAAGCTGTCGTTTTGATCACCAAACAAATCCCAATGAGCGATAAAGGAAGTCAAGATGGGACCTACATGAAATTATTATTTCGATCTGTCTTCGAACAGAATGGTTTCGCTGTCTTTTTCGTTGAAAAAAGTAGGGAAATGATCTTTATTCTTCTGAATAATCGTGCCAAAAAGAATGTAAAGGAACGAATAAAAAAAGCCATTGAATCCATCCAAGACTCAGAGTTTATCCGGAAACAAACTGCAGGGAAATTTATGATTGCAGCTGGGAAATTAATTCCTTCCATTAGTGACGTACATAAGAGTTATCAGACAGCGAAAGAGACCTTAAGAATTCAACAAAAAATGACGAATAAACAAATTTATTATTTTTACGAGGATTTGCATTTATATCGACTTATTTCTCAAATGAGTAAACATACTGATCTACAGGAGCTCGCATCAGAATATCTACATCCAGTTATTCAATATGATAAAAAATACAACGGAAAACTCCTAGAGACTTTAAAGGCTTATTTAGAATGTAACGGTTCAAAACAGGAAACGTCCAATAAGTTATTTATTGTTAGGCAAACTCTGTACCATCGCCTGCAAAAGCTTGAAAATCTATTGGGTGAAGACTTTATGGGACATGAGAAACGGGTAGCAATTGAATTTATGTTACTTGTACATGATTATTTAGCAACAGCTAAGCCAAATAACGTCTTCGAAGCCAAGTAA